A window from Bdellovibrionales bacterium encodes these proteins:
- a CDS encoding MFS transporter, whose protein sequence is MTNKFTGYQKFVVALLAFLQFTIILDFMIISPLGAMLMPALKITPSQFGVVVSVYAFSAGISGLLAAGFADRYDRKKLLLFFYGGFILGTLFCGLAPTFEFLVAARLITGLFGGVIGSVSFAIVTDLFPLEMRGRVMGLMQTAFAASQILGIPAGLYFSNLWGWHAPFLMIVAVSAIVGVAIVMYMKPIDEHLKLQSDRSAVKHLVSTVTYPKYLFAFMVTAMLSIGGYMLMPFGSTFTVKNLGIHMDQLPMIYLVTGILTIFIGPLVGRASDSFGKFNTFVFGSVLSMIMVVIYTNLGITPIMTVIIVNVIMFVSIFSRMIPSQALMSAIPDPANRGAFMSVSSSLQQIAGGLASVVAGLIVVEGKDGVLEHFDTLGYVMVVIAIVALIMMYFIHRQVSEAPVKH, encoded by the coding sequence ATGACAAATAAGTTTACGGGATACCAGAAGTTCGTTGTCGCACTTCTGGCCTTCCTTCAATTTACTATTATTCTGGACTTCATGATCATCTCTCCGCTTGGGGCGATGCTGATGCCTGCGCTGAAGATCACGCCGTCACAATTCGGCGTGGTGGTGTCGGTCTATGCCTTCAGTGCGGGGATTTCAGGATTGCTGGCGGCGGGCTTCGCCGATCGCTATGACAGAAAAAAGCTGCTGTTATTTTTCTATGGTGGCTTTATCTTAGGCACTCTTTTCTGCGGTCTTGCGCCGACGTTTGAGTTCCTGGTGGCGGCTCGATTGATCACGGGGCTTTTTGGCGGGGTGATTGGCTCGGTCTCTTTTGCAATCGTCACGGATTTATTTCCGCTCGAGATGCGTGGTCGGGTGATGGGCTTGATGCAAACAGCCTTCGCCGCTAGTCAGATTCTGGGAATTCCGGCGGGTTTGTATTTTTCAAACCTGTGGGGCTGGCACGCACCGTTCTTAATGATCGTGGCAGTGAGTGCAATTGTCGGTGTCGCCATCGTGATGTACATGAAACCGATTGATGAGCATTTAAAGCTGCAATCAGATCGCAGTGCCGTGAAGCACTTGGTGTCGACGGTGACTTATCCGAAGTATCTTTTTGCGTTTATGGTGACGGCGATGCTTTCCATTGGTGGCTACATGCTGATGCCCTTCGGTAGTACTTTTACGGTGAAAAATCTTGGCATCCATATGGATCAGCTGCCGATGATCTATCTCGTGACAGGTATTTTGACGATCTTTATCGGTCCGTTGGTGGGACGCGCGAGTGATTCCTTTGGCAAGTTTAATACGTTTGTCTTTGGCAGCGTTCTCAGCATGATCATGGTGGTGATCTACACAAATCTTGGCATCACGCCGATCATGACGGTGATCATTGTGAACGTGATCATGTTTGTGTCAATCTTCTCGCGCATGATTCCTTCACAAGCGCTGATGTCGGCGATTCCCGATCCGGCAAATCGCGGGGCCTTCATGTCCGTGAGTTCTTCGTTGCAACAGATCGCCGGCGGCCTTGCGTCGGTGGTTGCGGGCCTTATCGTCGTTGAAGGAAAAGACGGTGTGCTTGAGCATTTCGATACACTTGGCTATGTGATGGTGGTGATCGCGATTGTTGCACTGATCATGATGTACTTTATCCATCGTCAGGTTTCTGAAGCTCCGGTTAAACACTAA
- a CDS encoding flavodoxin domain-containing protein, translated as MAVRILIVYESKYGQTHKIAKYLCDRMNSQGHTVEMMNARHLRAVAFSNYDGVIVGAPIYMRSYPRKLRQWVIDHSENLNRKPSAFFSVCMEVLRKDERSQRDLLMISENFFKKTGWYPKRRKVFAGAVRFTRYNWLLKSVMKWFAMRSGDIPDTHRDYEFTKWNDVARFSDEFIGSIQARKEFDMGRFP; from the coding sequence ATGGCGGTCCGAATTCTCATCGTCTACGAATCCAAGTACGGTCAAACCCACAAAATTGCCAAGTACCTCTGTGATCGTATGAACTCCCAAGGTCATACGGTCGAGATGATGAATGCTCGTCATCTGCGGGCGGTGGCGTTTTCTAACTATGATGGCGTGATTGTCGGTGCTCCGATCTATATGCGCAGCTATCCGCGCAAACTGCGCCAGTGGGTGATCGATCACTCAGAAAACTTAAACCGCAAACCCTCGGCCTTTTTCTCGGTCTGTATGGAGGTCCTAAGAAAAGACGAAAGGTCACAACGTGATCTTTTGATGATTTCAGAGAACTTCTTTAAGAAGACAGGGTGGTATCCGAAACGCCGTAAGGTCTTTGCTGGAGCGGTTCGATTTACGCGCTACAATTGGCTCTTAAAGTCCGTGATGAAGTGGTTTGCGATGAGATCGGGTGACATACCCGACACGCATAGAGACTATGAGTTCACGAAATGGAATGACGTCGCTCGCTTTAGCGATGAATTTATTGGCTCGATTCAGGCCCGCAAAGAATTCGATATGGGACGCTTTCCGTAA